In the genome of Desulfovibrio desulfuricans, one region contains:
- a CDS encoding sigma-54-dependent Fis family transcriptional regulator, producing MKYKITPKGLSSPSLTVGQVVHHLARIVAGKIDRNAFFQILSKQLRELFHYDRFCINLYDAEREFLNLFTAADGTVVESLSNTRIARNTVAGLAISSRKPVVINDLSVHNLGDGPMPLSSVGLNATIALPLIINREVIGTLHVSFVKQPDNIVEILNFLIELTPVLTAFLFAVLAEERMAKVRPVTEHSGRMQDDSSSILLESKLLETPPMVRTMAVVRKVAKLNIPVLITGETGTGKSMLARWLHRHSPRREENFVKVNCPSIAPTLFESEMFGYAKGAFTGATAKRIGRIELAQHGTLFLDEIGELAPEMQSKLLLVMEENSFERVGEAESTGVDIRVISATNIDLAAAMAEGRLRRDLYYRLGSVVVRMPSLRERKSDIPLFVDHFIHQFSKEYEIRPPRLSRSVVQALHGHSWPGNIRELRNVVSRMLLHSLDSAVTEDFVLEALHQWEPESAEKQPCESAVSEAGGISGSVAAPVSGGPGSVQATAPERLPTLEENERAHIERALRQSGGRISGPRGAAVLLGVPRSTLQHRMRKLGMDR from the coding sequence ATGAAATATAAAATTACCCCTAAGGGGCTGAGCAGCCCCTCTCTCACTGTCGGACAGGTTGTTCACCATCTGGCGCGCATTGTGGCCGGAAAAATCGACAGGAACGCTTTCTTTCAGATTTTATCCAAACAACTTCGTGAACTTTTTCATTATGACAGATTTTGTATTAATCTCTATGACGCAGAACGGGAATTTCTGAACCTGTTCACCGCTGCGGACGGAACCGTGGTAGAATCGCTTTCAAATACGCGCATAGCGCGCAACACGGTTGCTGGGCTTGCCATATCCTCGCGCAAACCTGTGGTTATTAATGACCTTTCTGTGCATAATCTGGGCGATGGCCCCATGCCGCTCTCGTCAGTGGGCCTTAACGCAACTATTGCCCTGCCCCTGATCATCAACCGCGAGGTCATTGGCACGCTGCACGTCTCCTTTGTAAAACAGCCTGATAATATTGTTGAAATTCTGAATTTTCTTATTGAGCTTACGCCAGTGCTCACGGCTTTTCTGTTCGCAGTCCTGGCTGAGGAACGCATGGCAAAGGTCAGGCCAGTGACGGAGCATTCCGGCAGAATGCAGGATGACTCAAGCAGTATTCTGCTTGAAAGCAAGCTGCTCGAGACGCCGCCCATGGTGCGCACAATGGCTGTGGTGCGCAAAGTTGCAAAGTTGAACATTCCCGTGCTTATCACCGGGGAAACCGGTACAGGTAAAAGCATGCTGGCGCGTTGGCTGCATCGTCACAGCCCGCGAAGGGAAGAAAACTTCGTAAAGGTCAACTGCCCTTCCATCGCCCCCACGCTTTTTGAAAGCGAAATGTTCGGCTATGCAAAGGGTGCTTTTACCGGGGCCACAGCCAAGCGTATTGGCCGTATTGAACTGGCCCAGCACGGGACCCTGTTTCTGGATGAAATTGGCGAACTTGCGCCGGAAATGCAGAGCAAACTGCTGCTGGTCATGGAAGAAAATTCCTTTGAGCGCGTGGGCGAGGCTGAATCCACGGGCGTGGACATCCGCGTAATTTCAGCCACCAATATTGATCTGGCAGCAGCCATGGCCGAGGGGCGACTGCGGCGGGATCTGTATTACAGGCTCGGTTCAGTGGTTGTGCGTATGCCTTCGCTGCGGGAGCGCAAAAGCGATATTCCCCTGTTTGTGGACCACTTTATTCATCAGTTCTCCAAGGAATACGAGATACGCCCTCCCCGGCTGAGCCGTTCCGTGGTGCAGGCCCTGCACGGGCATTCATGGCCCGGCAATATCCGTGAACTGCGCAATGTGGTGAGCCGTATGCTGCTTCATTCGCTGGATTCGGCGGTCACGGAGGATTTTGTTTTGGAGGCCCTGCACCAGTGGGAACCTGAATCTGCTGAGAAACAGCCTTGCGAATCAGCCGTTTCTGAGGCGGGCGGAATTTCTGGGAGCGTTGCTGCCCCGGTATCTGGCGGCCCAGGCAGCGTGCAGGCGACAGCCCCGGAGCGCCTCCCCACACTTGAAGAAAATGAGCGTGCCCATATCGAACGGGCGTTGCGCCAGTCCGGCGGGCGAATTTCGGGGCCGCGAGGAGCAGCGGTGCTGCTGGGCGTGCCGCGCTCTACCCTGCAACACAGGATGCGCAAGTTGGGTATGGACAGGTAG
- a CDS encoding SurA N-terminal domain-containing protein has product MLEYIRSNSQSLGVKLAFGLIILVFVFWGVGSMKDRGAGNVVAMVNGEPITVRDFELAYRNAEESVMRNNPGATREQVRQGLGRQVLRDLVSQTLVRQEAASAGITVTPLELRIAVGQIPAFQNAKGQFDPQAYKRVLEMQRISPAQYEHDMSEDLLRQKLFALVTAAAWHDPAEAQNRYNFLREQRVPDYIFIPAADFMANAKPSDAEVAAYYDSHKAEFAIPPKVDVAYIRISPENLVKPEAISEADARKWYDANLSRFNQQEEVKAAHILVPLAEDAAEADVKKAQESAAAIEKELKSGKSFADVANAHNGPNAAGPGGELGWIKRGTTVKPFEDTAFALEPGKVSAPVRSQFGLHIIKVEEKKGGDTQPFASVAADVRKAIAKEQGADKLRDVLDNLIEDNILGKPLEKSAQALGLEAQQTGMASAQELQQKIGINAEAAASLEKTPANSPVDRALEAGDAYVVARVLKAEPASTAPLEAVKDKIFARLQGEKALAEAMRTAAERRKNLADGPINPTVKTGMGIKTANPMDRSGSLADFGADPELAAALFHAKVGQWLPAAFAVNSPKDGQGAVLVHVGAVQPPDPAEWDMIKDIMVNAVERERLQGMYETFMQRLLSTAKVEVHNMDIVDRKNM; this is encoded by the coding sequence ATGCTTGAGTATATCCGTTCCAATTCGCAGTCTCTTGGCGTCAAACTGGCTTTTGGCCTCATTATCCTTGTCTTTGTTTTCTGGGGCGTGGGCAGTATGAAAGACCGGGGCGCGGGCAATGTGGTCGCCATGGTTAACGGCGAGCCCATTACTGTGCGTGATTTTGAACTCGCCTATCGCAATGCGGAAGAATCCGTGATGCGCAACAACCCCGGCGCAACGCGCGAGCAGGTTCGTCAGGGGCTTGGCCGTCAGGTGCTGCGCGATCTGGTCAGCCAGACTCTCGTGCGTCAGGAAGCTGCCAGCGCGGGCATTACCGTGACGCCGCTCGAGCTGCGCATTGCCGTGGGGCAGATTCCGGCTTTCCAGAACGCCAAAGGGCAGTTTGACCCTCAGGCCTACAAGCGGGTTTTGGAAATGCAGCGCATTTCGCCCGCGCAGTACGAGCATGACATGAGCGAAGACCTGCTGCGGCAGAAGCTCTTTGCCCTGGTCACTGCCGCAGCATGGCATGACCCTGCCGAAGCCCAGAACCGCTACAACTTCCTGCGTGAACAGCGGGTGCCTGACTACATCTTTATTCCTGCTGCCGATTTCATGGCAAATGCCAAGCCTTCGGATGCGGAAGTCGCCGCCTATTACGACAGCCACAAGGCTGAATTTGCCATTCCTCCCAAGGTGGACGTGGCATATATTCGTATTTCGCCAGAAAATCTGGTCAAGCCCGAAGCCATCAGCGAGGCTGACGCCCGCAAGTGGTACGATGCCAATCTCTCCCGCTTCAACCAGCAGGAAGAGGTCAAGGCCGCGCACATTCTTGTGCCGCTGGCCGAAGACGCCGCCGAGGCGGATGTAAAGAAGGCCCAGGAATCTGCTGCGGCCATTGAAAAAGAACTCAAAAGCGGCAAAAGCTTTGCCGATGTGGCCAATGCCCACAACGGCCCCAATGCTGCCGGCCCCGGCGGCGAGCTTGGCTGGATCAAGCGCGGCACCACGGTCAAGCCTTTTGAAGACACGGCCTTTGCCCTTGAACCCGGCAAGGTTTCCGCGCCTGTGCGCAGCCAGTTTGGTCTGCACATCATCAAGGTGGAGGAAAAGAAGGGCGGAGACACGCAGCCCTTTGCCAGCGTTGCCGCCGATGTGCGCAAGGCCATTGCCAAAGAACAGGGTGCGGACAAACTGCGCGATGTCCTTGATAACCTCATTGAAGACAACATCCTCGGCAAGCCGCTTGAAAAAAGCGCGCAAGCCCTGGGGCTGGAAGCCCAGCAAACGGGCATGGCCTCTGCGCAGGAGCTGCAGCAAAAGATAGGCATCAACGCCGAAGCCGCCGCGAGTCTTGAAAAGACCCCGGCCAATTCGCCGGTGGACAGGGCGCTTGAAGCTGGTGATGCCTATGTGGTGGCCCGTGTGCTCAAGGCGGAACCCGCATCCACCGCGCCGCTTGAAGCTGTGAAAGATAAAATTTTTGCCCGTTTGCAGGGCGAAAAGGCCCTTGCCGAAGCCATGCGCACAGCGGCGGAGCGCCGCAAGAACCTCGCGGACGGCCCCATCAACCCCACAGTTAAGACGGGCATGGGCATCAAGACCGCCAACCCCATGGATCGCAGCGGAAGCCTGGCAGATTTTGGGGCTGACCCTGAGCTTGCCGCGGCCCTGTTCCATGCCAAGGTGGGCCAGTGGCTGCCTGCGGCCTTTGCTGTCAACAGCCCCAAGGACGGTCAGGGCGCCGTGCTCGTGCATGTTGGCGCTGTGCAGCCTCCCGATCCCGCAGAGTGGGACATGATCAAGGACATCATGGTCAACGCCGTGGAGCGCGAGCGCCTTCAGGGCATGTATGAAACTTTCATGCAGCGTCTGCTTTCGACCGCCAAGGTTGAAGTGCACAACATGGATATTGTGGACAGAAAGAACATGTAG
- the folD gene encoding bifunctional methylenetetrahydrofolate dehydrogenase/methenyltetrahydrofolate cyclohydrolase FolD — MILIDGKKTAADIRAELGAEVAAARAEGHRAPGLAVILVGEDPASQVYVRNKERACAEAGIVSFPHHLPATTSQQDLLQLIGECNANPAVDGILLQLPLPKGLDAQECLLAIDPEKDVDGFHPVSVGRLSLGLPGFVSCTPAGVMELLRRYDLPTSGKKAVVVGRSNIVGKPLAMLLARSGRFGDATVTVCHSRTPDLAEQCRQADFLFLAMGRPRCITGDMVRQGAVVIDVGINRTPEGLCGDADFASVSPKAHAITPVPGGVGPMTIAMLLSNTVQSWRQHRA; from the coding sequence ATGATCTTGATTGACGGCAAAAAAACCGCCGCCGACATCCGGGCGGAGCTTGGCGCGGAAGTGGCCGCCGCACGTGCCGAGGGCCATCGTGCGCCGGGCCTTGCGGTTATCCTTGTGGGCGAAGATCCTGCCTCGCAGGTCTATGTGCGCAACAAGGAACGCGCCTGCGCCGAAGCCGGTATTGTTTCCTTTCCGCACCATTTGCCCGCCACCACCAGCCAGCAGGATCTGCTGCAACTCATTGGCGAGTGCAACGCCAATCCAGCTGTGGACGGCATCCTGCTGCAACTGCCCCTGCCCAAGGGGCTGGACGCGCAGGAATGCCTGCTGGCCATTGATCCGGAAAAGGACGTGGACGGTTTCCACCCTGTGAGCGTGGGCCGTCTTTCGCTGGGCTTGCCGGGTTTTGTCTCCTGCACGCCCGCCGGGGTCATGGAGCTGCTGCGCCGCTACGACCTGCCCACCAGCGGCAAGAAGGCCGTGGTTGTGGGCCGCTCCAACATTGTGGGCAAACCGCTGGCCATGCTGCTGGCCCGTTCTGGCCGTTTTGGCGATGCCACGGTGACCGTATGCCATTCGCGCACGCCCGATCTTGCCGAGCAGTGCCGTCAGGCCGATTTTCTGTTTCTTGCCATGGGCAGGCCCCGCTGCATCACGGGCGATATGGTGCGCCAGGGCGCGGTGGTCATTGACGTGGGCATCAACCGCACTCCCGAAGGTCTGTGCGGCGATGCTGACTTTGCCAGTGTAAGCCCCAAGGCGCATGCCATTACGCCTGTGCCCGGCGGCGTTGGCCCCATGACCATTGCCATGCTGCTGAGCAACACCGTGCAGTCATGGCGGCAGCACCGGGCCTGA
- a CDS encoding iron-containing alcohol dehydrogenase family protein yields MFRNAKNVGYYMIGSGSLAQLGDLIGARRAAVNGPAVFFIDHFFEGKDLIAKLPVESKDMVVYVDTTNEPTTDSIDGYTDKVKAFLNGVAPCALLAFGGGCVLDTCKCVGNLLNNPGKAENYQGWELVKNPAPYKIAVPTLSGTGSETSRTGIICNEEKNIKLGMNSDYTMFEQVLLDPDLTASVPRNQYFYTGIDTYMHCFESITGSYRNVVVDSLAEKAIDLSKQVYLSSDMMSDENREKLMIASFLGGMAAGFVGVVHPLSAGLSMVLHMHHGIANCHALTVLEDIYPNEYKDFMSMMERQGIDLPKGICQGLTDAQYDALYGASIVHEKPLSNRLGPDFKKILTKENVIERFKRM; encoded by the coding sequence ATGTTTCGCAACGCAAAGAATGTCGGTTACTATATGATTGGTTCGGGCAGCCTTGCCCAGCTTGGCGATCTGATCGGCGCGCGCCGCGCCGCAGTGAACGGCCCTGCCGTGTTCTTTATTGACCATTTTTTTGAAGGCAAGGATCTCATTGCCAAGCTGCCCGTGGAAAGCAAGGACATGGTGGTCTATGTGGACACCACCAACGAACCCACCACTGACAGCATTGACGGCTACACCGACAAGGTGAAGGCCTTCCTCAACGGCGTGGCCCCCTGCGCCCTGCTGGCCTTTGGCGGCGGCTGCGTGCTTGATACCTGCAAGTGCGTGGGCAACCTGCTGAACAACCCCGGCAAGGCCGAAAACTATCAGGGCTGGGAACTGGTCAAGAATCCCGCTCCCTACAAAATCGCCGTTCCCACCCTTTCCGGTACGGGTTCCGAAACCTCGCGCACTGGCATCATCTGCAACGAGGAAAAGAACATCAAGCTGGGCATGAACAGCGACTACACCATGTTCGAGCAGGTGCTGCTCGACCCTGACCTGACCGCCAGCGTGCCGCGCAACCAGTATTTCTACACGGGTATTGATACCTACATGCACTGCTTTGAGAGCATCACCGGCTCCTACCGCAACGTGGTGGTGGATTCCCTGGCTGAAAAGGCCATTGACCTCAGCAAGCAGGTCTACCTTTCCAGCGACATGATGAGCGATGAAAACCGCGAAAAGCTCATGATCGCCTCCTTCCTGGGCGGCATGGCCGCCGGTTTCGTGGGCGTGGTGCATCCCCTTTCCGCTGGTCTCAGCATGGTGCTGCACATGCACCACGGCATTGCCAACTGCCATGCCCTCACCGTGCTGGAAGACATCTACCCCAATGAATACAAAGACTTTATGTCCATGATGGAACGTCAGGGCATCGACCTGCCCAAGGGCATCTGCCAGGGCCTTACCGATGCGCAGTACGATGCCCTTTACGGCGCCAGCATTGTGCACGAAAAGCCGCTTTCCAACCGCCTTGGCCCGGATTTCAAAAAGATCCTCACCAAGGAAAACGTTATCGAGCGCTTCAAGCGCATGTAG
- a CDS encoding DUF805 domain-containing protein: protein MEFRDAVKICLTQKYCSFKGRASRSEFWWFCLFTLLINIAVAIVGAIAPALASIISAVQALWLLLPTVSVSTRRLHDRDLSGWWQMLPLAAALPAIAGAVLEADGLLVLAGSAAALASLGLLVVYALKGTSGSNRFGSDPLDDSGV, encoded by the coding sequence ATGGAATTCAGGGATGCCGTAAAAATCTGCCTGACCCAAAAGTATTGCAGCTTTAAGGGCCGGGCCTCGCGCTCCGAATTCTGGTGGTTCTGCCTGTTCACGCTGCTGATCAATATTGCGGTGGCCATCGTGGGAGCTATTGCGCCAGCGCTGGCTTCCATCATCAGCGCCGTGCAGGCCCTGTGGTTGCTGCTGCCAACGGTGAGCGTGTCAACGCGCAGGCTGCACGACCGCGACCTTTCCGGCTGGTGGCAGATGCTGCCGCTGGCAGCGGCGCTGCCTGCCATAGCAGGGGCCGTGCTTGAAGCTGATGGTCTGCTGGTGCTGGCAGGCAGTGCGGCGGCTCTGGCGAGCCTTGGGCTTCTGGTGGTATACGCGCTTAAAGGAACCTCCGGATCCAACCGTTTTGGCTCTGATCCACTTGACGACAGCGGGGTCTGA
- the eno gene encoding phosphopyruvate hydratase has product MSSIASVYGREILDSRGNPTVEVEVTLESGHSARAAVPSGASTGSREALEMRDGDKSRFGGKGVTKAVDNVNGEIAEAIVGMDVLRQVQIDNTLIDLDGTDNKSRLGANAMLGVSMACARVASEFLGLPLYKYLGGINAKVLPVPMMNIINGGAHAPNNLDIQEFMIMPVGAMTFRDSLRIGAEIFHTLQAILKKDGHVTSVGDEGGFAPNLKNHDEAFTYIIKAIEEAGYNPGSEVALAIDAAASEFYKDGKYVLGGEGKTFNNAEMSDWLAEFTQKYPLISIEDGMAESDWDGWGMLTASLGDHIQLVGDDVFVTNPGILAEGIDQGVGNSILIKLNQIGTVTETLDTIEMAKEASYSTVVSHRSGETEDSFIADLAVGVNAGQIKTGSLCRSERMAKYNQLLRIEEELDDDADFFGPIMAEYYLQAEDED; this is encoded by the coding sequence ATGAGCAGCATTGCTTCTGTTTATGGCCGTGAGATTCTCGATTCGCGCGGCAACCCCACTGTTGAAGTGGAAGTGACGCTGGAATCCGGTCACAGTGCCCGCGCAGCGGTGCCCTCCGGGGCCTCCACGGGCAGCCGCGAAGCCCTGGAAATGCGTGATGGCGACAAGAGCCGTTTTGGCGGCAAGGGCGTGACCAAGGCCGTTGACAACGTCAACGGCGAAATCGCCGAAGCCATTGTCGGCATGGACGTGCTGCGTCAGGTGCAGATCGACAACACCCTTATCGATCTTGATGGCACTGACAACAAATCCCGTCTTGGCGCCAACGCCATGCTGGGCGTATCCATGGCCTGCGCGCGCGTGGCTTCCGAATTTCTTGGCCTGCCGCTCTACAAGTATCTTGGCGGCATCAACGCCAAGGTGCTGCCCGTGCCCATGATGAACATCATCAACGGCGGCGCGCATGCTCCCAACAATCTGGATATTCAGGAATTCATGATCATGCCCGTGGGGGCCATGACCTTCCGTGATTCCCTGCGTATTGGCGCGGAGATTTTCCACACCCTTCAGGCAATCCTCAAGAAGGACGGCCACGTGACCAGCGTGGGCGACGAAGGCGGCTTTGCCCCCAACCTGAAGAACCATGATGAAGCCTTTACCTACATCATCAAGGCCATTGAAGAAGCGGGTTACAACCCCGGTTCCGAAGTGGCTCTGGCCATCGACGCGGCGGCCAGCGAATTTTATAAGGACGGCAAGTACGTGCTTGGCGGCGAAGGCAAAACCTTCAACAATGCCGAAATGAGCGACTGGCTGGCCGAATTCACCCAGAAGTACCCCCTCATCTCCATCGAAGACGGCATGGCCGAAAGCGATTGGGACGGCTGGGGCATGCTGACCGCCTCTCTGGGCGACCACATCCAGCTGGTGGGCGACGACGTGTTCGTGACCAACCCCGGCATTCTGGCCGAGGGCATTGATCAGGGCGTGGGTAACTCCATCCTTATCAAGCTCAACCAGATCGGCACGGTTACGGAAACCCTGGACACCATCGAAATGGCCAAGGAAGCTTCGTACAGCACCGTTGTTTCGCACCGCTCCGGCGAAACCGAGGACAGCTTCATTGCCGACCTCGCCGTGGGCGTCAACGCCGGGCAGATCAAGACCGGTTCACTTTGCCGCTCCGAACGCATGGCCAAGTACAACCAGTTGCTGCGCATTGAAGAAGAGCTGGACGATGATGCGGACTTCTTCGGCCCCATCATGGCCGAATACTATCTCCAGGCAGAAGACGAAGACTAG
- a CDS encoding type III pantothenate kinase, producing the protein MQPEILLFDIGNTSIKIGLGNERHVLTSYTLRTDTAQSADNFGLTLLTLLQHAGVAPAQLKACVASSVAPGFDPLLREAVARYVGCPLQRVGKELPVPLENRYERPAEVGADRLVGAYAARRMYPETPSLLIVDFGTAVTIDCVSGDAYMGGLIFPGPRTALTALSREAAKLPRVNLDVRANEPTPGRNTTTSIQHGLVFGFACMVEGLTQRLKRQMSGPVKVLGTGGFASSIARVSNVFDQVLPMLLLEGLRRLHYEEPGTDE; encoded by the coding sequence ATGCAGCCCGAGATTCTGCTTTTCGACATAGGCAATACATCCATCAAGATTGGGCTGGGCAACGAGCGTCATGTGCTGACCTCGTACACCCTGCGCACCGATACCGCCCAGTCGGCGGACAATTTTGGTCTTACCCTTCTCACTCTTTTGCAGCATGCGGGCGTTGCGCCAGCGCAACTCAAGGCCTGCGTTGCGTCTTCTGTGGCGCCCGGTTTTGACCCACTGCTGCGTGAGGCTGTGGCCCGCTATGTGGGCTGCCCCTTGCAGCGAGTGGGCAAGGAACTGCCCGTTCCGCTTGAAAACCGCTATGAACGCCCCGCGGAAGTGGGCGCGGACAGGCTGGTGGGGGCCTACGCTGCACGCCGTATGTATCCGGAAACACCTTCTCTGCTTATTGTCGATTTTGGCACGGCAGTGACCATCGACTGCGTGAGCGGCGATGCCTACATGGGCGGCCTGATATTCCCCGGCCCGCGCACGGCCCTGACCGCGCTTTCGCGCGAGGCCGCCAAGCTGCCGAGGGTCAACCTTGACGTGCGCGCCAACGAGCCTACGCCGGGCCGCAATACCACCACCAGCATCCAGCACGGTCTTGTTTTTGGTTTTGCCTGTATGGTCGAGGGCCTCACACAGCGCCTCAAGAGGCAGATGTCCGGCCCGGTCAAGGTGCTTGGCACAGGGGGCTTTGCCTCTTCCATCGCCCGAGTCAGCAACGTGTTTGATCAGGTGCTGCCCATGCTCCTGCTCGAGGGCCTGCGCAGGCTGCACTACGAAGAACCCGGCACTGACGAATAG
- the glmS gene encoding glutamine--fructose-6-phosphate transaminase (isomerizing): MCGIIGYAGHRPAVPVVVEGLRRLEYRGYDSAGVAFARQGDLHVVRATGKLAALEEKLAHEEGVTTPTSAMGHTRWATHGVPAERNAHPHRSNDGTLAIVHNGIIENYQEIKADLTAKGYTFSSETDTEVLVNLIAERRKTEPDLLHAFAAALREAHGAYAVCLMDKNEPGVIYAARMSAPLIFGQGTGENFVASDIPAFLPYTRQVVFLEDGELVRATASDYAIMRLKDLSPVQPEPQTIQWDMQAAQKGGYRHFMLKEIFEQPRVITDGLTGRIEGDHSDVRLAELDSLPVPRRLHIVACGTSYHSGLWGRHLLEHWAHVPVQVEIASEFRYRDTLLLDKDDMVLVISQSGETADTLAALRIAKEKGVTVLGLCNVVGSSIARDASAVLYTQAGPEISVASTKAMCSQMLMLALMALYWSKRNGTMSADERRKIIHMLENLPALLDASLPAMHEKARELSRKYAQARNFFYLGRGHCYSLALEGALKLKELSYIHAEGYAAGEMKHGPIALIDPSFPTFALALDDVLLPKVKSNMVEVQARQGKVIALTNEGFDLGAEDTWVIPSLPAPLAGFMALPALQLFSYETADYLGKDVDQPRNLAKSVTVE; encoded by the coding sequence ATGTGCGGCATTATCGGTTATGCGGGTCACAGGCCTGCGGTACCCGTTGTAGTTGAGGGCTTGCGCCGTCTGGAATACCGTGGGTACGATTCTGCGGGCGTGGCTTTTGCCCGTCAGGGCGATCTGCATGTGGTGCGCGCCACCGGCAAGCTGGCCGCGCTGGAAGAAAAGCTCGCCCACGAAGAAGGCGTGACCACCCCCACGAGCGCCATGGGCCACACCCGTTGGGCCACCCACGGCGTGCCCGCCGAGCGCAACGCCCACCCCCACCGTTCCAACGATGGCACACTCGCCATTGTGCACAACGGCATCATTGAAAATTATCAGGAAATCAAGGCTGACCTGACGGCCAAGGGGTATACGTTCAGCTCAGAGACAGACACCGAAGTGCTGGTGAACCTCATAGCCGAACGCCGCAAGACCGAGCCTGACCTGTTGCACGCTTTTGCCGCCGCCCTGCGCGAAGCGCACGGCGCATATGCGGTCTGCCTTATGGACAAAAACGAGCCCGGCGTCATCTACGCCGCGCGCATGTCTGCTCCGCTTATCTTTGGTCAGGGCACAGGCGAAAACTTTGTGGCGTCCGACATCCCGGCCTTTCTGCCCTACACGCGTCAGGTGGTGTTTCTCGAAGACGGCGAGCTGGTGCGCGCCACTGCTTCTGACTACGCCATCATGCGCCTTAAGGATCTGAGCCCGGTGCAGCCCGAGCCGCAGACCATCCAGTGGGACATGCAGGCCGCGCAAAAGGGCGGCTACCGTCACTTTATGCTCAAGGAAATTTTTGAGCAGCCCCGCGTTATCACCGATGGCCTCACTGGCCGCATTGAAGGCGACCACAGCGATGTGCGCCTTGCGGAGCTGGACAGCCTGCCTGTGCCGCGCCGCCTGCACATCGTGGCCTGCGGCACGTCTTACCATTCCGGCCTGTGGGGGCGGCATCTGCTGGAGCATTGGGCGCATGTGCCCGTGCAGGTGGAAATCGCCTCCGAGTTCCGCTACCGGGACACCCTGCTGCTGGATAAGGACGACATGGTGCTCGTCATCAGCCAGAGCGGCGAAACCGCCGATACCCTGGCAGCCCTGCGCATTGCCAAGGAAAAAGGCGTGACCGTGCTTGGCCTGTGCAACGTGGTGGGCTCGTCCATTGCACGTGATGCCTCCGCCGTGCTCTACACCCAGGCCGGGCCTGAAATCAGCGTGGCCTCCACCAAGGCCATGTGCAGCCAGATGCTCATGCTGGCCCTCATGGCCCTGTACTGGAGCAAGCGCAACGGCACCATGTCTGCGGACGAAAGGCGTAAGATAATCCACATGCTGGAAAACCTGCCCGCGCTGCTGGACGCCTCGCTGCCCGCCATGCACGAAAAGGCGCGCGAGCTTTCGCGCAAGTACGCCCAGGCCCGCAACTTCTTCTATCTTGGGCGCGGTCATTGCTACTCCCTGGCTCTGGAAGGCGCGCTGAAGCTCAAGGAACTTTCGTACATCCATGCGGAAGGCTACGCGGCTGGCGAAATGAAGCACGGCCCCATTGCCCTGATCGACCCCTCGTTCCCCACTTTTGCCCTGGCGCTGGATGATGTCCTGTTGCCCAAGGTGAAGTCCAATATGGTCGAGGTGCAGGCCCGGCAGGGCAAGGTTATCGCCCTGACCAACGAAGGTTTTGACCTTGGCGCGGAAGATACCTGGGTTATCCCCTCCCTGCCCGCTCCTCTGGCGGGCTTTATGGCCCTGCCTGCGCTCCAGCTTTTCAGCTATGAAACCGCCGACTACCTCGGCAAGGATGTGGACCAACCCCGCAACCTGGCCAAGAGCGTAACGGTGGAATAG
- a CDS encoding UxaA family hydrolase codes for MVTHFVVHEPGDSVGVIVVEGVKKGDKLNGWVMDGNQSIDFETLNDIPIGHKIALKDMAVGDTVIKYGTDIGKVVQPIKRGEHLHVHNVKTKRW; via the coding sequence ATGGTAACCCATTTTGTGGTTCACGAACCCGGCGATAGCGTCGGCGTTATCGTTGTCGAAGGGGTGAAGAAAGGCGACAAGCTCAATGGCTGGGTCATGGACGGCAACCAGAGCATCGACTTTGAAACGCTGAACGACATTCCGATCGGCCACAAGATTGCCCTTAAGGATATGGCTGTGGGCGACACCGTCATCAAGTACGGCACTGACATTGGCAAGGTTGTGCAGCCCATCAAGCGTGGCGAGCACCTGCATGTCCACAACGTCAAAACCAAAAGGTGGTGA